Genomic window (Candidatus Bathyarchaeota archaeon):
CCAAGAAATGCACTCCAGCTTCGAAAGCGTTTTGGCACAACTCAAAAAAGACGCTCAAATAGTCGTTGACGATGCAGCCATAGAAATCGAACGGTGCCAAGAAGAAATCTCCTCACTCACTTACGCCATCGCGAACCTAGAAATCGAACACGAAATAGGAAAAATAGACGAAGAAAGCTACCGAGCAGCCTTCAATCTTTTACAGGAAACACTAAAACGTGCAACCGCGGAAAAGAACGATTATGAACTAACAAAAAGCAAACTCTCCAGCGTCCTGCTTGGCGAAGCTGTATCACAAAGTGACCAGTCACAAGTTGCACCAAAAACAACTAAAGTCTACGCTGAACAAGTCAATACATCAACAAAACTGCCTGAACCTCCCGTTGTTGTTTACGTGAAAGAAGTCGGAAAAGCTGGCTTATAGCCAACATTAAGTGGAGACGACACGCTACGGAGGGAATAAAAATCAAAAACTTAACTAACCCAGCTCCCTCTCCAGTGCGTGAAGTCGCCACAAAATCCATTTATACACTTAAAATTCAACAAAACAAACTTGAGCAAGCGAGTTTCCGCTTAAAAGAGCGCGACCGTGTTCTCTTTGAAACCTGCATGAGTGCTCTTAAGAAAAATAACAAAGAAAGAGCCGCAATGTGTGCAACTGAGATTGCGGAAGTGCGCAAGCTTGTAAAGTTTCTCTACAATGTCCAGTTAGCTATTGAACGTGTTATCCTTCGTCTTGAAACCATCAAGGAACTCGGTGACATTGTTTCTGATTTGAAACCTGCTTTGCGGTTACTGCAAGGTGTTTCGCAGGAACTGTTCCAAGTTTTGCCTGACGTTAGTAGCGAATTGAATAATGTTAACAGTGCTATCCAAGAAACGCTGCATGCTGCCAAGATTACGACCGACGAGAACATTATTCCTGTTGGTAAAAAGACTGAAGGCGGCGAAGAAATCCTCAAAGAGGTCTCGGGCTTTTTGGAGCAGAAAATCGCTGAGAGCCTTCCTGAGCCTCCTGCTACTGCACCTGTAAAGGAGAAGACACCGATTAAGGAGCTGGTTGCTTTAACAGCGAGTTCTTCACAGGTGTTTGGCACCAAAACAACGGAAGAGGCTGGGTTTGATCCAACGCGGTCGCTATTTTCGTATAAGAAATCTGAGATTAAGGAGTTTTCGCTTAAGGTTGACAAGCCTTCTTTGGAAGATGTCTTGTTAGAGTATGTACGTAAGACTAACGGTGAGATTGATTTGAGTCGTTGTTCGAGTGAGTTAAAGACATCGAACGAGGAAATTGAGCGTGCGTTGGAGAATTTGGGAACTAAAGGTAAGATTAGGATAGAGTTAAGATCACCTGAATAGGAGAAAGGGAAAAATGAGTGCGTCACACGAATTGGAGAAAGCTGCAACAGCCTACGCTTTAGATGCTGTGCGTTTGGATAAGCAAGGCCAGAAAGGCCGTGCAATTACGCTTTATCAGAAGGCTATTGAAAGCTTGTTGCAGTTGGTTCAACTTTATCCTGAGTATGGTCTAAACAAGGTTTATGTTCAGAGAGCTATTGCGTATCAAGAGCGGATTAAAGCTCTGCAGGGTGCTGTTTCACCTGTTGAGATGAGCGATGCAACGAATGCTGATGGTGGTGGTTCTGCGACGATGGATGGCAACGGTGGTAATGGCGGTGGTGGTAAGGCTGAGGAGTTGGTTATAACGGAGAAGCCGAAAGTGAATTGGGATGAGGTTGTTGGTTTAGATGTTGCTAAGAAGGCTGTGAAGGAGGCTATTGTTTATCCTGTTCAGCGTCCTGATTTGTTCCCGCTTGGTTGGCCTCGTGGGATTTTGTTGTTTGGTCCTCCTGGTTGTGGTAAGACGTTGTTGGCTGCTGCGGTTGCGACTGAGATTGATGCGAATTTCTATTCTATTGATGCGGCTTCGATTATGTCAAAGTGGCTGGGTGAGGCTGAGCAGAATGTTGCGAAGTTGTTTGGTGCAGCGCGCAAGTCTTCAAATGATGGTAAGCCTGCAATTGTGTTTGTTGATGAATTGGACTCTTTGATGGGTGCGCACAGCAACGAGGTTGGAGGCGAAATCCGTGTGCGGAATCAGTTCCTCAAAGAGATGGATGGGATTGTTGATAAAGGCAAAGCATTACACGTTTACGTGATTGGCGCAACCAACAAGCCGTGGGATTTGGATTGGGCGTTTATTCGTCGTTTCCAGAAACGCATTTTGGTACCGTTGGCGGATCACGCGACACGTTTGAGTATGCTAAAGTTGTATTCGAGTAATTTGCATCTTGCGCGTGACGTTGATTTGGATGAGTTGGCGCGTTTAGCTGAGGGCTTTTCCGGAAGCGACATTCGAGATGTATGCCAGTCGGCGCAACTCAAGTTAATTGGTGAGTTCTTTGAGTCGGGTCAGGCGATGGATAAGGAAGCGAAGCCTCGTGCTTTAACGATGGCTGATTTTCGCCAGATTCTAGAAGAGCGCAAACCATCAGTTTCGTTGGATATGCTATCGATGTATAATCGGTGGTTTGAAGCGTTCAAAGCACTGTAGCATGGTAATGGAGGGCAAAAAAAGAAATCTGAAAATTAGAATGCAAGGGTTGGTGGAAAGGTTTGGAGAAACAATTATTTTTGCACGCTCTCCCTTCTCCCCCTCAAACTATCTCCAAACCCCACAAACAAAGCAACCCTCTGCGTTCTGCTTTGACTTTTTTCTATAGCCCTTATTTATACTTATAAAACTCGAGTTTTTGTTGCTCTGCCATAGACCCCCCTCCCCCTATATAAAGCTGGGTCACTTGGTTTTTTACTACGTACATGGTCATGTGCTGTATTTCTACGTACAACAACCCCCATGTACGTAGTTAAGAGAGCCCAAAGAGGAAAACCCAAATGTGCGGAGCAAAACGTAAGAGGCAAAGCAACCTGCCCATAACAGTTTTGAATGTTAGGATTCAAATATGCTCAGGCATTAGTCAAATGCTCAGGAAAAGGCTTCTTGCTTTGAGTCTTCCCGTCTACATGCGCAGTGTGTCTATTTTGCCTTAATTATGACTGCCTTTTTATTCTCTCTTTTGAATATGCATCTTCGATGAACATGCTTTTAAGCAAGATAGACCTATTCTTTTCAAATCAGAAAATTGGGGTCTAAGTTTGGGAAAGAAAAAAGTCTTAAGTGAAGGCGCAATCAGTGAAATGGTCTATCCTGGACAGGGTGAAGTCTTAGGCGTTGTAGTGAAACTGCTTGGCTTTGACCGAATATTGGTTAAATGTCAGGATGGCGCTGAACGGTTATGCCGAATTCGCGGCAAAATGAAGAGGCGCGTCTGGATTCGCGAGGGCGATATCGTTATTGTTTCGCCTTGGGACTTTCAAAGTGACAAACGTGGCGACGTGGTTTGGCGTTACACTCATGCGCAAGCTGACACTTTGAGGCGCAAGGGTATCTTAACCCTGTAATTTCAACAGTATATTCCCTTTCTAACCAGCTAAACTAAATATTCAATGCGATGGTAGTGTGTGCCCCCTGCATCTCCATCATGGATTTTTATAGTAACACTTACGTAGTGGCCTCAAAGTCTAAACGTATCGCATAGGCAAGATAATCGTTAGTGAACAAAGTAACCTGTTGCCTTTTTTGTCTATTAAAAAAGTTCGTGTTTCTTGCTTTGAGCCCAAAATAAAAAGAGAAAAGGGGTGGATTTGATTTGAGTTTAGCTTACTTTTTTGCGTACCAGCAGGATTATGACTACGCCGATGACTATGATGGCAACTATTATTGCTGCTACTGAAGGCAGGAAGTATTGTTCAACCACGGTTGGTGGCGCTTGAGTTGGTGCCGCTGTAGGTTCTGGTGCTTCATCTAC
Coding sequences:
- the eif1A gene encoding translation initiation factor eIF-1A, whose translation is MGKKKVLSEGAISEMVYPGQGEVLGVVVKLLGFDRILVKCQDGAERLCRIRGKMKRRVWIREGDIVIVSPWDFQSDKRGDVVWRYTHAQADTLRRKGILTL
- a CDS encoding AAA family ATPase; translation: MSASHELEKAATAYALDAVRLDKQGQKGRAITLYQKAIESLLQLVQLYPEYGLNKVYVQRAIAYQERIKALQGAVSPVEMSDATNADGGGSATMDGNGGNGGGGKAEELVITEKPKVNWDEVVGLDVAKKAVKEAIVYPVQRPDLFPLGWPRGILLFGPPGCGKTLLAAAVATEIDANFYSIDAASIMSKWLGEAEQNVAKLFGAARKSSNDGKPAIVFVDELDSLMGAHSNEVGGEIRVRNQFLKEMDGIVDKGKALHVYVIGATNKPWDLDWAFIRRFQKRILVPLADHATRLSMLKLYSSNLHLARDVDLDELARLAEGFSGSDIRDVCQSAQLKLIGEFFESGQAMDKEAKPRALTMADFRQILEERKPSVSLDMLSMYNRWFEAFKAL
- a CDS encoding CdvA-like protein — translated: MSNSNLFLSIGKPIKNEYGRVIGKVASFALTPNGKFDAVFIEFGDGQFSKQPMESLRFNGAEVTFISKIKNQANTLCDHIPLIWRKDQALKELAEKKKIAPELYQEMHSSFESVLAQLKKDAQIVVDDAAIEIERCQEEISSLTYAIANLEIEHEIGKIDEESYRAAFNLLQETLKRATAEKNDYELTKSKLSSVLLGEAVSQSDQSQVAPKTTKVYAEQVNTSTKLPEPPVVVYVKEVGKAGL